Genomic segment of Triticum aestivum cultivar Chinese Spring chromosome 6A, IWGSC CS RefSeq v2.1, whole genome shotgun sequence:
CTGATGCTGATTCTTTGGATATTGCAGATAAGGTATGCTTTCTCACTCGTCCTACCGTACTCTTGTACTGTGCTGCAAAAAtggcattgttttaattctttacTCATATTCATGATGCTATGGTTTTCCTTTTACATGGTTATTTGCTTAAGAACTTGGATTTGAATATGGTAAGTTAACAACAAGGCTAATATTGAAGTTCAGATTGAATGTAAAGTTAATTCAGTTGCCTTTGTACCCAACTGTAATGATCTCCTTACTTACTGCTGTTTTTTTATCTACTTTTGAAGTATGATGTTATCAAGCCATAATAATAATTTTGAAAGCATATATTCTGCATCTCGTTTATGCtgattatatatttttttctttgtgaaaaggGACTTCACAATTTTTACCCAGCTGACAAACAAGAATAATGTGGCTATTAGTTTCTTTATTACATAAAAAAATGGGTGCTGAGATCTCAGTGCTATCTCAGTGGCCGGAGTTCAGGTTGTTGAACCCGCCCATCAGCGTTCGAGTCCTCACGGGGTCAGTGGAGCCGCCGTGGGGATTCAAACGCTGGTGTGCGCGTTCAACAGCCTGAACTCGTGCCACTGAGCTAGCACTCAGTTCTGACTAGTTTCTTTATTATATGACTGCATAATTTATATATGGAACAACCAATCAATATTACATGCAAGAGATTTGCATCGTAACTATGACATAGATGTGCAGATGCCAAAGAAGTCATGCATCAACAAAAGAGAATTTCATATATGCTCCACTGTATGCAAGTTGATATTGCCCTACTTATCTCGCTCTATATGGTAAAATTATCAGTGAAAGAGAACATAAACATATCAAATACTTGAATACTTCACCAGTGCCAGTAAATGGTGTACTCCGTGATGGCTAAAGGTGTCCAAAATTATAATGTAGCATTGACTCTGTCACATATTCTGTGTGCAGGTAGCTACAGAAGGAACAAGTATTGGATTAACTGTACCAGCTCAATGCTTGCTTGAACGGAAAAGGTAACAAAATTGTGTTTGTTAAGTGCTGTGATCTGATATCAGAGTGATGTTATTGCTAGACTTACATGTTCGAAGGACTAATtcaattcttcttttgtagttcaTGCATGCTAAAATCTAAAGTGCAGCATACGGTTTCCACACAGCATTTTGAAGATGTAAACCAAGCCTTAACTTCAGAACGGGATGGCACACCAGTTTCAGAATTTACTAGCGTGCAAGTGATCAGTGAGCCAGATGTAAGAGCGGAGGACTTGAGCAAAACTCTAGGTCGTGTTAATGAAGCACCAAAAGTTGTTGAAATGAAGGAGTTACATGGTAATGGGCTTCTTCATAGTCAGCAAGGCAAAATAAATAAATTTAAATAGGTTGAAACTGACCAGTGTATCTGTGTACAGATGATCCTCCAGAATCCCAAGGTTCAACAAAACATATTCCAGTAATTATCTTGGATGGTGATAATGATGAGAGGGCCAGGGGTAAACTGCTGGAAAATTCAAAGGTTCCTGATCAAGTTATCCAGGAGGAAAACAAAAGCAGATTTAATTTTGGGAAGTTCAACCTGAATTCGGTTGAATTATCTCAAGAGAGGCTTCTCAATCTGGATGACTCGTCTGTTCAAAGGCTGCCAGATCAGGTGAGAATGACAAAATCACATAGTTGGCTCATGTTTTAGGAAGTGCTTCATTGGTAGTTTTGGCTTGCGTCAAGAATTTCTATGCCTCACCCGCTTAGAGGATTATTTTCAGTCAGTAAAACCGTTTTCCCTTCCCAAATCGTATGTAGTTCTGCCCTTTGTTTCAAACGAGTTTGTTTTTTTCTTGATATTTTATCAATCTGTGGATGGTTTTACTAAACTGTATTTAATTCTATCTGAGTTTACAGGCTTGTTGGTACATGTATTATACTGCCTCATATATATCCATGCATTAAACATTTTCTACTGCTTACAGGATCATTTTGGTACTGAACAAAAACAAGTTTCTCAACCAATTGAAAGGTTATTTTTTACAAAGGAGAAAGAAACCGTCCATGATAAAGAACAACATCAAGAGGGAACCTCAACATTGCATACATTGTACCCCAATTTTTATGACCCGGCTCTGTCATGGAAAGCTGGGAGTTCCAAGGAACCAAAGAGCATGCCTTCAGAACTGAAATTCAGAATAATGGATAGGGCTCCTGAGTCCAGTTTGGAACTCCGCTTGGATAGTTTCCAAGACAGTGGCATGTCTGCCCTGAGTCACGATAAGTTATTTCATGGAGGCAAGTCCAGTGGATCTCATGTACTGACAGAAAGGGTCGGCACATATTCCTACAGAAGACGTCAGGTTACCTGGTCGGAAGAAGAGTTAGATTTTCTGTGGATTGGAGTGAGGAGGTATGGAACGAATAACTGGAACGCAATGCTTAGGGATACACGGCTACGGTTCTCAAGCTCAAGAGTGGCTGAGGACCTTGCTAAACAATGGAACAAGGAGCAAAAGAAACTTCTAGGCGTAGATCTTCAATCAATAAGAGCATCTGCTTTAGGATCTGCACCGCCTCCCCATATAGCAGAAGATTATGCTGGAAGCAGTTCGTGCACTGGATGCTCAAAGCCTCCATTTCTTGCAGCCCAATCAGACCTTTCCTTGGGCGACGTGCACCTTCGGAATGCTTACTCTTCAGATAGAGGCCAACATTATTTGTCAAACCTTGGCAGGTTTAACCTTCATGGAATCGACAATGTGCCGAGAAATTTGTCTCTGGGAGGCTTCCCTGGAGCTTCTTCCTCACAGGGGAGAACTGGGAGCAGGCGTAGGAAGACAACCAAGCTTCAAAAGCCATACTATGACAACAGGTCGCCCTGGTGCCAAGAACTACCACAGAGGATGCCGGCTCAGTTCCTTCCCATCAACCAACAGCCAATCAACAGCCTTCCTCAGTGGCTTACCAAGGGCGCCGAGACCGGTAAAAGCTGGCTCAACCCGGAGATGTGGTCGAGCGCGTTGCAGGCGCCAGGCCATTCTGTCGCAGATCCACTGAATGACAGCCTGAGGGCTGCCGCCTTTCTGTTCCCCGACGACAAGAAACCACATGCCATGCCTGACGCCTCTTTGAAGCTGGCGCTGAAGAGGAAAGCGGAGTGGCGCAGTCTAGGCAAGAAGCTTTTCCGGACCAGTGGTGACACCTTGGATCTAAACCAGAGGGCCGCTGCTATGGCGGCAGGGCCGAGCGGCGCCACCCCGAGCGACACCGGCGCGTCGTCTGAAGAGACGGTGTCAGATAGCTGAGCTATGATCTTGCGCATGTTAGTCCCCTCCGTTGTGTCTAGTTAACAAACTTGTTGTCTTCGATGCTGAAGTTGGTGGAACACTAGTTGAGTAGCAGGGAATGTTTTGCTGCATTTGCCTTTAAAAAAATATTCTAGCATAACTGGAAATGATGGTTAATGGACGTAATACAAGCTATCTACATCCCCAAGCGTTGTGTCGTCTTTTGCTAAAGGAATGAGCTCCGGGATGGCCATTGGGTTAGGTTCGTTTAAATCTATTCGGCGATCTGGTCCTTTGAGGGCAATGACGGAGAAATTAGGCTTTGCCAGAGAGCGGATTGATATGATCATGGACGTATGTCCTCTCCTCTGTCCGGTTCAATTATATTTCTTTTAAGAGCACACCAAAGATGTATCATATTTTTATATAAGGTAGAAACATAATTACAAGGAGTCTATCATAAATGCGAACATACGGGTAAACATGAGACCCTCTCCTTATTCCAACACTGTGCCAGGAAACCTAAGCTAACCTCTCACAAAACGGTGCAAACCACCAACACCAACGCCCGCTTGCCTTCACTCGGCAACCTCGCTCAACACATGAGTAGATAGCCCCATCGGTGTTCTTTGATGATCTACCCATTGAATACCCGCGCATTGCGTTGCTTTCAAAGGGACCAAGTGACAACAATGATCAAAGTGTCGAAACCTCTCCTGCCGCCCTTGCGAAAGTTCCTCCTTTCGCTCAACCACTACTCCAAGGCTGTGTCCATTAGAATAGGACCTTGCACATTGATGCCAAGTTGGTCCCAGATATTGTACAAGGTTCAATTCTATTGAAACTGTTTTTTTTGCCATCGAGGGGGTTGAGACAAGGGGACTCTCTATCCTCCTATCTATTCTTGTTGTGCGCGGAAGGCCTGTCAAGAATGTTACTATTTGCGAAAGAGGAAGGGGCTTTATCTTGGGTGAGAGTTTGCATAGATGCTCCATGTGTCTCATCTTTTATTTGCCGACGACTCTCTTGTATTACCGAAGGAGAATATGACGAATGCAATTTATCTAAAAAACATTATGAATTCTTATTGCGCTTCATCGGGCAGCGAGTAAGTATAACTAAATCTAGCATATATTTTAGCCCAAACATTGTTATCGAAGTCAGAATGGATGTTTG
This window contains:
- the LOC123128988 gene encoding uncharacterized protein isoform X1, which encodes MSASITVTYKRKRGSSRPQAADGATPKCPPVSSSGVATTEAPEDGADADNDQSNGYVHPASTQQQHVCKSMQESAIEETPKPCAHAPEKEQKEIPLCEPLPRMEQPEICSVTTLPIAEACNGKLQCTNDAVNPIPASSSLCYLRHADGTTNRAEDSNNSAHVAINSHQGPEDTIRPSQCKNRFSPQLTFRRRVKRKIDLDEAAEGNYMNNGKGYSTLACSPANLSVNATALLEVTDADSLDIADKVATEGTSIGLTVPAQCLLERKSSCMLKSKVQHTVSTQHFEDVNQALTSERDGTPVSEFTSVQVISEPDVRAEDLSKTLGRVNEAPKVVEMKELHDDPPESQGSTKHIPVIILDGDNDERARGKLLENSKVPDQVIQEENKSRFNFGKFNLNSVELSQERLLNLDDSSVQRLPDQDHFGTEQKQVSQPIERLFFTKEKETVHDKEQHQEGTSTLHTLYPNFYDPALSWKAGSSKEPKSMPSELKFRIMDRAPESSLELRLDSFQDSGMSALSHDKLFHGGKSSGSHVLTERVGTYSYRRRQVTWSEEELDFLWIGVRRYGTNNWNAMLRDTRLRFSSSRVAEDLAKQWNKEQKKLLGVDLQSIRASALGSAPPPHIAEDYAGSSSCTGCSKPPFLAAQSDLSLGDVHLRNAYSSDRGQHYLSNLGRFNLHGIDNVPRNLSLGGFPGASSSQGRTGSRRRKTTKLQKPYYDNRSPWCQELPQRMPAQFLPINQQPINSLPQWLTKGAETGKSWLNPEMWSSALQAPGHSVADPLNDSLRAAAFLFPDDKKPHAMPDASLKLALKRKAEWRSLGKKLFRTSGDTLDLNQRAAAMAAGPSGATPSDTGASSEETVSDS
- the LOC123128988 gene encoding uncharacterized protein isoform X2 → MSASITVTYKRKRGSSRPQAADGATPKCPPVSSSGVATTEAPEDGADADNDQSNGYVHQQHVCKSMQESAIEETPKPCAHAPEKEQKEIPLCEPLPRMEQPEICSVTTLPIAEACNGKLQCTNDAVNPIPASSSLCYLRHADGTTNRAEDSNNSAHVAINSHQGPEDTIRPSQCKNRFSPQLTFRRRVKRKIDLDEAAEGNYMNNGKGYSTLACSPANLSVNATALLEVTDADSLDIADKVATEGTSIGLTVPAQCLLERKSSCMLKSKVQHTVSTQHFEDVNQALTSERDGTPVSEFTSVQVISEPDVRAEDLSKTLGRVNEAPKVVEMKELHDDPPESQGSTKHIPVIILDGDNDERARGKLLENSKVPDQVIQEENKSRFNFGKFNLNSVELSQERLLNLDDSSVQRLPDQDHFGTEQKQVSQPIERLFFTKEKETVHDKEQHQEGTSTLHTLYPNFYDPALSWKAGSSKEPKSMPSELKFRIMDRAPESSLELRLDSFQDSGMSALSHDKLFHGGKSSGSHVLTERVGTYSYRRRQVTWSEEELDFLWIGVRRYGTNNWNAMLRDTRLRFSSSRVAEDLAKQWNKEQKKLLGVDLQSIRASALGSAPPPHIAEDYAGSSSCTGCSKPPFLAAQSDLSLGDVHLRNAYSSDRGQHYLSNLGRFNLHGIDNVPRNLSLGGFPGASSSQGRTGSRRRKTTKLQKPYYDNRSPWCQELPQRMPAQFLPINQQPINSLPQWLTKGAETGKSWLNPEMWSSALQAPGHSVADPLNDSLRAAAFLFPDDKKPHAMPDASLKLALKRKAEWRSLGKKLFRTSGDTLDLNQRAAAMAAGPSGATPSDTGASSEETVSDS